The following coding sequences lie in one Apium graveolens cultivar Ventura chromosome 3, ASM990537v1, whole genome shotgun sequence genomic window:
- the LOC141715089 gene encoding G2/mitotic-specific cyclin-2-like, giving the protein MAGSDENCAGGARPSNIQGDGKSTAEIRPTRKALSTINQNNVRAAPYPSAATKRGTLQEKKAICGNNVDQIPVFHRPVTRMLDAQIAAKQHEISAEEIKQPVIKTDCSVIDLNVYKARDSFPEPMLAQHDLKDDEMDVIDANDMDIDGDDKKDTIDVVEYMDDLYKYYRNVENSFCVPPNYMASQLHINEKFRGILIDWLIEVHCKFDLRPETLYLTVNLIDRFLAMQPVVRKTLQLVGVTALLLASKYEEPLAPFVKDLILISDNAYTRNEVLQMEKLMINKFHYDFSVPTVYLFAKRFLKAAQSDSKTEFLAFYIIDLCLVEYEMVKYPPSMLAAAAVFTAQCTLGKAAQWSKMRERQTQYKAEDIMKCSRLMVEFHQNAAKGKLTAVYRKYNTSNYGYAANIEPAQFLLGKYQQ; this is encoded by the exons ATGGCTGGATCAGATGAAAACTGTGCTGGTGGTGCCAGGCCCTCAAATATTCAAG GAGATGGGAAATCTACTGCGGAAATCAGGCCGACCAGGAAGGCTTTAAGTACGATCAACCAAAATAATGTAAGAGCCGCACCTTACCCTTCTGCAGCTACCAAAAGAGGCACCTTGCAAGA AAAGAAGGCAATTTGTGGTAACAATGTGGATCAGATTCCAGTGTTTCATCGACCAGTAACTAG GATGCTTGATGCACAAATAGCCGCCAAGCAGCATGAAATTTCAGCTGAG GAAATTAAGCAACCAGTAATCAAAACAGATTGTTCTGTAATTGATCTGAATGTATACAAGGCCAGAGACAGTTTTCCCGAGCCCATGCTTGCGCAACATGACCTAAAG GACGACGAAATGGATGTTATAGATGCAAATGATATGGACATAGATGGGGATGACAAGAAAGATACCATTGATGTTGTCGAGTACATGGATGATCTTTACAAATACTACAGAAATGTAGAG AATTCTTTCTGTGTGCCACCAAACTACATGGCAAGTCAACTCCATATCAACGAGAAATTCAGAGGGATTCTCATTGACTGGTTGATTGAG GTCCATTGCAAATTTGATTTGAGGCCTGAGACCCTGTATTTGACTGTCAATCTGATCGATAGGTTCTTAGCTATGCAACCCGTGGTAAGGAAAACACTTCAGCTTGTTGGAGTCACGGCCTTGCTTCTTGCAAGCAAATATGAAGAACCCTTGGCACCGTTTGTCAAAGATCTCATCCTGATATCTGACAATGCTTACACCAGAAATGAGGTTCTTCAAATG GAAAAATTGATGATCAACAAGTTTCACTACGACTTCTCGGTTCCAACTGTGTACTTGTTTGCCAAGAGGTTTCTTAAAGCTGCTCAATCCGACAGTAAG ACGGAGTTTCTTGCGTTTTACATAATCGATCTCTGCTTGGTGGAGTATGAGATGGTCAAGTATCCACCATCGATGTTAGCAGCAGCTGCTGTTTTCACTGCTCAGTGTACTCTTGGGAAGGCAGCTCAATGGAGCAAGATGAGGGAAAGACAAACTCAGTACAAGGCTGAGGATATAAT GAAATGCTCCAGGCTGATGGTTGAGTTTCATCAGAACGCAGCCAAGGGGAAACTAACTGCTGTTTACCGGAAGTACAACACATCTAACTATGGATATGCTGCAAATATAGAACCTGCCCAATTTCTGTTGGGAAAGTATCAACAATAG